From the genome of Phytohabitans rumicis, one region includes:
- a CDS encoding dipeptide/oligopeptide/nickel ABC transporter permease/ATP-binding protein, with protein MTAGLVGGYFGTRTRAIAEWAFNLVMTFPGLLLLIILMPVTGGDYRFTMLIFGVLLSPSIYRIVRNLVLGVKNELYVDAARVSGLGNTRILGRHVLSVVRGPIIIAAAFMMGASIATQSGLAFLGVGSKGIPSFGDMIASGFRNLYIAPTQFLWPSLLLGLITASLVLLGNALRDTLQGSRPKPAKVGEGQRAEVRTDPTPAADPEALLEIRDLTIAYPGPMGQLREVVRGAALHIRRGQTLGVVGESGSGKTQTAFAVLGVLPDEAVITGGSIVFEGRELIGLSDGQMRPLRGKQIAYVPQEPMSNLDPSYPVGAQLIEGVRSALGISKREARTRVLALLERCGIADPERTFDSYPHQLSGGMAQRVLIAGAVASRPKLLIADEPTTALDVTVQAEILDLLRDLQAELNMAVLLVTHNFGVVADICDRIAVMAQGEIVESGDVLEVLHNPRHEYTRMLLDSILDDASVRTDAPAGATTEGAKR; from the coding sequence GTGACCGCGGGACTCGTCGGCGGCTACTTCGGCACCCGCACCCGGGCGATTGCCGAGTGGGCGTTCAACCTGGTCATGACGTTCCCCGGCCTGTTGCTGCTCATCATCCTCATGCCGGTGACCGGCGGCGACTACCGCTTCACCATGCTGATCTTCGGCGTGCTGCTGTCGCCGAGCATCTACCGCATCGTGCGCAACCTCGTGCTCGGCGTGAAGAACGAGCTCTACGTCGACGCCGCGCGCGTCTCGGGCCTGGGCAACACGCGGATCCTCGGCCGGCACGTGCTGTCGGTCGTGCGAGGGCCCATCATCATCGCCGCGGCGTTCATGATGGGTGCGTCCATCGCCACCCAGTCGGGGCTGGCTTTCCTCGGCGTTGGTTCGAAGGGGATTCCGAGCTTCGGCGACATGATCGCGTCCGGGTTCCGGAACCTGTACATCGCACCGACGCAGTTTCTGTGGCCGAGCCTGCTCCTCGGGCTGATCACCGCGTCGCTTGTGCTGCTGGGCAACGCGTTGCGCGACACCCTCCAGGGTTCGAGGCCGAAGCCGGCGAAGGTCGGCGAAGGGCAGCGCGCCGAGGTGAGGACCGATCCGACCCCGGCGGCCGACCCGGAGGCGCTGCTGGAGATCCGCGATCTGACGATCGCCTATCCCGGGCCTATGGGCCAGTTGCGCGAGGTGGTGCGCGGGGCCGCTTTGCACATCCGCCGCGGGCAGACGCTCGGGGTCGTCGGCGAGTCGGGATCGGGCAAGACGCAGACCGCTTTCGCGGTGCTCGGCGTGCTGCCGGACGAGGCCGTCATCACCGGCGGCTCGATCGTGTTCGAGGGCCGCGAGCTGATCGGACTCTCCGACGGCCAGATGCGGCCGCTACGTGGCAAGCAGATCGCGTACGTCCCGCAAGAGCCGATGTCCAACCTGGACCCGTCGTACCCGGTCGGAGCGCAGCTGATCGAGGGCGTACGGTCAGCGCTGGGCATCTCGAAGCGCGAGGCCAGGACCCGCGTCCTGGCCCTGCTCGAACGATGCGGCATCGCCGATCCCGAGCGAACGTTCGACTCGTACCCGCATCAGCTCTCCGGCGGCATGGCGCAGCGCGTGCTCATCGCCGGCGCCGTCGCCAGCCGTCCCAAGCTGCTCATCGCCGACGAACCCACCACGGCCCTCGACGTGACCGTCCAAGCCGAGATCCTCGACCTGCTGCGCGACCTGCAGGCGGAGCTCAACATGGCGGTGCTGCTCGTCACGCACAACTTCGGCGTCGTCGCCGACATCTGCGACCGCATCGCGGTGATGGCGCAAGGCGAGATCGTGGAATCGGGCGATGTGCTGGAGGTCCTGCACAACCCGCGCCACGAGTACACGCGGATGCTGCTGGACTCGATCCTCGACGACGCGTCGGTGCGCACCGACGCCCCGGCCGGGGCCACGACCGAAGGGGCAAAACGATGA
- a CDS encoding ATP-binding cassette domain-containing protein, producing MLHGVSLHVGAGETVGLVGESGSGKTTIGRTVLGLVKPSGGSIRFEGREIGRLGARERRALAKDIQVVFQDPYSSLNPSMTIGAILTEPLVVQGATARDARARVRTLLDQVGLPADAAERLPREFSGGQRQRIAIARAIAPQPRLIVCDEPVSALDLSTQARVLDLFIDIQRRTGTAYLFISHDLAVVRHISHRVAVLYRGDLVETGPAATVTSTPDHPYTRKLLLAAPVADPIEQHKRRKERRLISLPLIDAESLDRRGG from the coding sequence GTGCTGCACGGCGTCTCACTCCACGTTGGCGCCGGCGAGACGGTCGGCCTCGTCGGCGAGTCCGGCTCGGGCAAGACCACGATCGGCCGGACCGTACTCGGCCTCGTGAAACCGAGCGGCGGCAGCATCCGCTTCGAGGGGCGCGAGATCGGCAGGCTCGGCGCGCGGGAGCGGCGAGCACTCGCGAAGGACATCCAGGTCGTCTTCCAGGACCCGTACAGCTCGCTGAACCCGTCCATGACGATCGGGGCCATCCTCACCGAACCACTCGTCGTCCAGGGCGCGACCGCGAGAGACGCACGCGCCCGCGTGCGTACCCTGCTCGATCAGGTGGGCCTTCCTGCGGACGCCGCCGAACGCCTACCGCGCGAGTTCTCCGGCGGTCAGCGACAGCGCATCGCCATCGCCCGCGCGATCGCGCCCCAGCCCAGGCTCATCGTCTGCGACGAACCGGTCTCCGCACTCGACCTGTCCACCCAGGCGCGCGTGCTCGACCTGTTCATCGACATCCAGCGCCGCACGGGCACCGCCTACCTGTTCATCTCGCACGACCTCGCGGTGGTGCGTCACATCAGCCACCGTGTGGCGGTGCTCTACCGCGGCGACCTCGTCGAAACCGGACCCGCGGCCACGGTCACGTCCACCCCAGACCACCCATACACCCGCAAGCTGCTGCTCGCCGCACCGGTCGCCGACCCGATCGAACAACACAAACGCCGCAAGGAGCGCCGCCTGATCTCTTTGCCCTTGATCGACGCAGAAAGCCTTGATCGACGCGGAGGGTGA
- a CDS encoding glycoside hydrolase family 2 TIM barrel-domain containing protein — protein sequence MDRCQLVPHLALSVRGRGFGLRRPARHRRDRRDRRRRHEPPRPGDVRPHGPAPTYTEQTIGSATQRTHLQAVRELVDRDRNHPSVVLWCVANEPDAGGQEARDYFAPLFAEARKLDPTRPVGYVNMIADGPDTCALTDLADVVMINRYYGWYAHTGDLARAESALEADLRAWADRHGKPIIVTEYGADAIAGLHAVVDAPWSEEYQAGLLEMYHRVFDRVDAVVGEHIWNFADFATQPAIVRVDGNKKGIFTRDRRPKSAAFAVRRRWRGV from the coding sequence GTGGATCGGTGCCAACTCGTTCCGCACCTCGCACTATCCGTACGCGGAAGAGGTTTTGGACTACGCCGACCGGCACGGCATCGTCGTGATCGACGAGACCGCCGCCGTCGGCATGAACCTCCGCGTCCTGGTGACGTACGGCCGCACGGACCTGCCCCGACGTACACGGAGCAGACCATCGGGTCCGCGACCCAGCGCACCCACCTGCAGGCGGTGCGGGAGCTCGTCGACCGCGACCGCAACCATCCGAGTGTCGTGCTGTGGTGCGTCGCCAACGAGCCCGACGCCGGCGGCCAGGAAGCGCGCGACTACTTCGCGCCCCTGTTCGCCGAAGCGCGCAAGCTCGACCCCACCCGTCCGGTCGGGTACGTGAACATGATCGCGGACGGCCCGGACACCTGCGCGCTGACCGACCTTGCCGACGTGGTCATGATCAACCGTTACTACGGCTGGTACGCGCACACCGGCGACCTCGCGCGGGCCGAATCCGCGTTGGAAGCCGACCTGCGTGCCTGGGCCGACCGGCACGGCAAGCCCATCATCGTCACCGAGTACGGCGCGGACGCGATCGCCGGCCTCCACGCCGTGGTCGACGCACCGTGGTCGGAGGAGTACCAGGCCGGCCTGCTGGAGATGTACCACCGGGTGTTCGACCGGGTCGACGCGGTCGTCGGCGAACACATCTGGAACTTCGCCGACTTCGCCACCCAGCCCGCGATCGTGCGGGTCGACGGCAACAAGAAGGGCATCTTCACCCGCGACCGCCGACCCAAGAGCGCCGCGTTCGCCGTACGCCGCCGCTGGCGCGGCGTCTAA
- a CDS encoding Gfo/Idh/MocA family protein → MTLRWAVIGTGTISQRFVPDLHAMPGTAVVAVFGRNRSRADMFAAEHGIPAAFDDYDALLADPAIDAVYLATPFATHHRMTRAALDAGKHVLVEKPMARTAAEVAELFALAAERGRFLMEAMWMKFNPGFREVLRLVGEGRIGEPRSVRAGFGLPMPGDGTGSKWDPERGGSTLLDQGIYPVTLAHAVLGPPEAVHAAGVLRPNGVDVAEHITLEYPGGRFAHLAASMVDFVEPSAAISGTHGWVGIPPMFWATTSYTLHADSWQAMFGNPPRTELPQEGNGFVPMLRAVAEAIERGWPQHPDHDAAATIDVFRTLDAIRAQLAGNRRQPVVAQDGTKAY, encoded by the coding sequence GTGACTCTGCGCTGGGCCGTCATCGGCACCGGAACGATCTCGCAACGGTTCGTGCCCGATCTCCACGCGATGCCCGGCACGGCGGTCGTCGCGGTCTTCGGTCGCAACCGCTCCAGGGCTGACATGTTCGCGGCCGAACACGGCATCCCGGCGGCGTTCGACGACTACGACGCGCTGCTCGCCGATCCCGCGATTGACGCCGTCTACCTTGCCACGCCCTTCGCCACACACCACCGGATGACGAGAGCTGCCCTCGACGCCGGCAAGCACGTACTCGTCGAGAAGCCCATGGCGCGCACGGCCGCGGAGGTGGCGGAGCTGTTCGCTCTGGCGGCTGAGCGGGGGCGGTTCCTCATGGAAGCGATGTGGATGAAGTTCAACCCGGGATTCCGCGAGGTGCTGCGGCTGGTCGGGGAGGGGCGCATCGGTGAGCCGCGCAGCGTACGCGCCGGCTTCGGCCTGCCGATGCCCGGCGATGGCACGGGCAGCAAGTGGGATCCGGAACGCGGCGGCAGCACACTGCTCGACCAGGGCATCTACCCGGTGACCCTCGCCCATGCGGTTCTTGGGCCGCCGGAGGCCGTACACGCGGCCGGCGTGCTGCGGCCGAACGGCGTCGACGTCGCCGAGCACATCACGCTCGAATATCCGGGCGGCCGGTTCGCGCACCTGGCGGCGTCCATGGTGGACTTTGTGGAACCGTCGGCGGCGATCAGCGGCACCCATGGATGGGTCGGCATCCCACCGATGTTCTGGGCGACGACGTCGTACACGCTGCACGCCGACTCGTGGCAGGCGATGTTCGGCAATCCACCACGCACCGAGCTTCCGCAGGAGGGCAACGGCTTCGTGCCGATGCTCCGCGCGGTCGCCGAGGCCATCGAACGCGGGTGGCCGCAGCACCCCGACCACGACGCCGCCGCGACAATCGACGTCTTCCGCACCCTCGACGCGATACGCGCGCAGCTGGCTGGCAACAGGCGGCAACCGGTTGTCGCTCAAGACGGCACGAAGGCCTACTGA
- the uidA gene encoding beta-glucuronidase: MLKPRSTATRELVNLDGLWRFSLDRDRWDLEAAVPASYNDLFVDSAIRDHVGWVWYQRQVRVPRGWSGEDIILRVDAATHQGRIYVDDVLVAEHVGGYTPFEADITAHVSAGQEFRLTIGVNNELTNTTIPPGTITVTQDGRRRQTYLHDFYNYAGLARSVWLYSVPAVHVQDITVVTGLDASTGTVEYAVRTSAPAPVRVRVLDATGTEVAAADGAGGTLRIPDVTPWRPGAAYLYDLLVEVLDGDRVVDSYTEPFGVRTVAVRGTEFLINGEPFYFTGFGKHEDTPVRGKGHDNAYLVHDFQLMDWIGANSFRTSHYPYAEEVMEFADRHGIVVIDETAAVGLNLAVQGGLTGVPPQPTFSPETFGEATRDAHAQAIRELIARDKNHPSVVMWCIANEPSSHEDGAREYFEPLVELTRKLDPTRPVCYAAVIFATHENDRIADLFDVLCINRYYGWYVATGDLATAEMYLEHDLRGWAARHGKPIMMSEYGADTMPGLHAVWDTPWTEEYQQAYLEMNHRVFDRIDAFIGEHVWNFADFQTSHGIHRVDGNKKGVFTRDRRPKAAAHALRARWKPLAGRKPPRDLGRDT, translated from the coding sequence ATGTTGAAGCCCCGCTCGACCGCCACCCGTGAGCTGGTGAACCTCGACGGACTCTGGCGGTTCTCGCTCGACCGGGACCGGTGGGACCTCGAAGCGGCGGTACCGGCCAGCTACAACGACCTGTTCGTCGACAGCGCCATCCGCGACCACGTGGGCTGGGTGTGGTACCAGCGCCAGGTGCGGGTGCCGCGCGGCTGGTCCGGCGAAGACATCATCCTGCGCGTCGACGCCGCGACCCACCAGGGAAGGATCTACGTCGACGACGTCCTGGTGGCCGAACACGTGGGTGGCTACACGCCGTTCGAGGCCGACATCACCGCGCACGTGAGCGCAGGCCAGGAGTTCCGCCTCACCATCGGGGTCAACAACGAACTGACCAACACGACGATCCCACCCGGCACGATCACCGTCACCCAGGACGGGCGGCGCCGGCAGACCTACCTGCACGACTTCTACAACTACGCGGGCTTGGCCCGCTCGGTGTGGCTGTACAGCGTGCCGGCCGTACACGTCCAGGACATCACGGTCGTGACCGGCCTCGACGCAAGCACCGGGACGGTCGAGTACGCAGTCCGGACCAGCGCGCCGGCGCCGGTCCGGGTACGGGTGCTCGACGCCACCGGCACCGAGGTCGCGGCGGCGGACGGTGCCGGCGGCACGCTGCGGATCCCCGACGTGACGCCGTGGCGGCCGGGCGCCGCCTACCTCTACGACCTCCTCGTCGAAGTGCTCGACGGCGACCGGGTGGTCGACAGCTACACGGAGCCGTTCGGTGTGCGCACCGTGGCGGTGCGCGGTACGGAGTTCCTCATCAACGGCGAGCCGTTCTACTTCACCGGATTCGGCAAGCACGAGGACACGCCCGTGCGCGGCAAGGGCCACGACAACGCCTACCTCGTCCACGACTTCCAGCTGATGGACTGGATCGGCGCGAACTCCTTCCGTACGTCGCACTACCCGTATGCGGAGGAGGTGATGGAGTTCGCCGACCGGCACGGCATCGTCGTCATCGACGAGACCGCGGCCGTCGGGCTCAACCTGGCGGTGCAGGGCGGGCTCACCGGCGTGCCGCCGCAGCCGACCTTCTCACCGGAAACCTTCGGCGAGGCCACCCGCGACGCGCACGCCCAGGCGATCCGCGAGCTCATCGCCCGCGACAAGAATCACCCGAGCGTCGTCATGTGGTGCATCGCCAACGAGCCCTCGTCCCATGAGGACGGTGCACGCGAGTACTTCGAGCCGCTGGTCGAGCTCACCCGCAAGCTCGACCCCACCCGCCCGGTGTGCTACGCGGCCGTCATCTTCGCCACGCACGAGAACGACCGCATCGCCGATCTCTTCGACGTCTTGTGTATCAACCGCTACTACGGCTGGTACGTGGCCACCGGTGACCTCGCCACGGCCGAGATGTACCTGGAGCACGACCTGCGCGGCTGGGCCGCCAGGCACGGCAAGCCGATCATGATGAGCGAGTACGGCGCCGACACGATGCCGGGGCTGCATGCGGTGTGGGACACCCCGTGGACCGAGGAGTACCAGCAGGCCTACCTGGAGATGAACCATCGGGTGTTCGACCGCATCGACGCGTTCATCGGCGAACACGTGTGGAACTTCGCCGACTTCCAAACCTCGCACGGCATCCACCGGGTCGACGGCAACAAGAAGGGTGTGTTCACCCGCGACCGCAGGCCCAAGGCCGCGGCCCACGCGCTGCGGGCGCGGTGGAAGCCGCTAGCCGGCCGCAAGCCGCCGCGTGATCTCGGCCGCGACACGTGA
- a CDS encoding alpha-L-rhamnosidase C-terminal domain-containing protein: protein MLSEAITWAKGTFDGPQGLIAAEWSIKDGHLSISVDVPGGSEAQIRFPDGSTVRTGPGRFQGRRPLCLPQT, encoded by the coding sequence GTGCTGAGCGAGGCGATCACCTGGGCCAAGGGCACGTTCGACGGCCCGCAAGGGCTGATCGCGGCCGAATGGTCCATCAAGGACGGTCACCTGAGCATCTCGGTCGACGTGCCCGGGGGGTCCGAAGCGCAGATCCGGTTTCCGGACGGCAGCACCGTCCGTACCGGCCCGGGTCGCTTCCAAGGAAGGAGACCATTGTGTCTACCGCAGACGTAG
- a CDS encoding family 78 glycoside hydrolase catalytic domain, with translation MSTPYDLRIASGGDQFPVAGQRPSLSWKLPPAWIGQDGYDLQLRIDGSEHTVERVASAGHLFVDWPLPPLRSRQSVAWRVRVHRGGRVSDWSPWHAFEAGLLDRDWSARWISPHEEDARPAYVLAGHVLLREDIVEARLYSTALGVYEAFVNGTRVGTAELAPGSTSYGDTLYAQATDVTNLLHSGVNDLEILLSDGWYRGSNGTWRQRDVWGTTTAARLQLHVRHADGTEVVAGTGSGWTSRPGNIVAADLMNGQTTDYTAPPTAVRPVLVDAVTAPPISWSPAPPVRRVERRAPASVTRHADGAWIVDFGQNASGWITLTDLGPAGTRTVIDYGEHLDRAGDLTTAHLDSQKPGEPVIPFVQRDEVASSGRPDEVFEPRHTVHGFRYARVRRAGGDLDPAAVVMQVVHTDLRPTATFACSDDDLNRLHEAARWSFRGNAVDIPTDCPTRERLGWTGDYQIFAPTAVRLYDVDGFSRKWLRSVRDDQLDDGRIVNSSPDSNRLKVHDDATVSGITGSAGWGDAVVLVPWVLYETYGDTTALAENWPAMRRWVEWALGTARKARHPSRIERSAEPLPHEEFVWDGSFHWGEWLEPKQRIADDPMAWYMADKGEVGTAYLFRSVHTLAAIADVLGYAEDAARYHETAENVRRAWRIEFLDPRGRTTAGTQASYVRALAFDLVPEDLRERAARHLVGLIEAADGHLGTGFLSTADLLPVLADAGFPDVAYAVLFQRSSPSWLGMLDRGATTIWEDWDGVSEDGTATASLNHYSKGAVIRFLHTHTLGLRQAPGSVGWESFVVAPC, from the coding sequence ATGAGCACTCCATATGATCTGCGGATCGCCAGTGGCGGCGACCAGTTCCCCGTCGCCGGACAGCGGCCATCGCTGTCCTGGAAGCTGCCGCCCGCCTGGATCGGGCAGGACGGTTACGACCTGCAGCTTCGTATCGACGGCAGTGAGCACACGGTGGAGCGTGTCGCCTCTGCGGGGCACCTCTTCGTCGACTGGCCGCTGCCGCCGTTGCGCAGCCGGCAATCCGTCGCGTGGCGCGTCCGGGTTCATCGTGGTGGGCGCGTGTCGGACTGGTCGCCGTGGCACGCGTTCGAGGCGGGCCTGCTCGATCGGGACTGGTCCGCGCGGTGGATCTCCCCGCACGAGGAGGACGCCCGCCCGGCGTACGTGCTGGCCGGACATGTGCTTCTCCGCGAAGACATCGTCGAGGCGCGGCTCTACTCCACGGCCCTCGGTGTCTACGAGGCATTCGTCAACGGCACGCGGGTGGGGACGGCGGAGCTGGCTCCGGGCTCTACCTCGTACGGCGACACCCTCTACGCTCAGGCCACCGACGTCACGAACCTGCTCCACAGTGGAGTCAACGACCTGGAGATTCTGCTCTCGGACGGTTGGTACCGGGGCTCCAACGGGACCTGGCGCCAGCGCGACGTGTGGGGGACGACTACCGCGGCGCGGCTCCAACTCCACGTCCGCCACGCCGACGGCACGGAAGTCGTCGCCGGCACCGGCTCAGGCTGGACGTCGCGCCCCGGCAACATCGTCGCGGCCGACCTCATGAACGGCCAGACGACCGACTACACGGCGCCACCCACAGCCGTCCGGCCGGTCCTCGTGGACGCGGTCACCGCCCCACCGATCAGCTGGTCGCCGGCCCCGCCGGTGCGGCGCGTCGAGCGGCGCGCTCCGGCGTCGGTGACCCGGCACGCCGACGGCGCGTGGATCGTCGACTTCGGACAGAACGCGTCCGGATGGATCACCCTCACTGACCTGGGGCCGGCCGGGACCCGTACGGTCATCGACTACGGCGAGCACCTGGACCGGGCTGGCGACCTCACGACGGCGCACCTGGACAGCCAGAAGCCGGGCGAGCCGGTAATCCCTTTCGTACAGCGGGACGAGGTCGCCTCCTCGGGCCGGCCCGATGAGGTGTTCGAGCCCCGGCACACGGTGCACGGCTTCCGCTACGCGCGCGTACGCCGCGCCGGCGGCGACCTGGACCCGGCGGCCGTGGTCATGCAGGTGGTACATACCGACCTTCGGCCCACGGCGACCTTCGCCTGTAGCGACGACGACCTCAACCGCCTGCACGAGGCGGCCCGCTGGAGCTTTCGCGGCAACGCCGTCGACATCCCGACCGATTGCCCAACCCGGGAGCGCCTTGGCTGGACGGGGGACTACCAGATCTTCGCGCCGACCGCGGTGCGGTTGTACGACGTGGACGGCTTCAGCCGCAAATGGCTGCGATCGGTCCGCGACGATCAGCTCGACGACGGCCGGATCGTGAACTCGTCGCCGGACTCCAACCGGCTGAAGGTCCATGACGACGCGACCGTCAGCGGCATCACCGGCTCCGCGGGCTGGGGCGATGCCGTCGTCCTCGTCCCGTGGGTGCTCTACGAGACGTACGGGGACACGACCGCCCTGGCCGAGAACTGGCCGGCGATGCGGCGGTGGGTCGAGTGGGCGCTGGGCACCGCGCGGAAGGCTCGGCACCCTTCCCGCATCGAGCGCTCGGCCGAGCCGCTGCCGCACGAGGAGTTCGTCTGGGACGGCTCGTTCCACTGGGGAGAGTGGCTGGAGCCCAAGCAGCGAATCGCGGACGATCCCATGGCGTGGTACATGGCAGACAAGGGCGAGGTGGGCACCGCATACCTGTTCCGCTCCGTACACACACTCGCGGCCATCGCGGACGTGTTGGGTTACGCCGAGGACGCGGCCCGCTACCACGAAACGGCGGAGAACGTGCGCCGTGCGTGGCGGATCGAGTTTCTGGATCCGCGGGGCCGGACGACGGCCGGCACGCAAGCCAGCTACGTGCGCGCCCTCGCGTTCGACCTCGTGCCCGAGGACTTGCGCGAGCGGGCGGCCCGCCACCTCGTCGGCCTGATCGAGGCCGCCGACGGGCACCTCGGCACGGGCTTCCTCTCCACCGCGGACCTGCTGCCCGTCCTGGCCGACGCAGGCTTCCCCGATGTCGCCTACGCGGTGCTCTTCCAACGGTCGTCCCCGTCGTGGCTGGGCATGCTGGACCGGGGTGCGACGACCATCTGGGAGGACTGGGACGGCGTATCCGAGGACGGCACCGCCACGGCATCGCTGAACCACTACAGCAAGGGCGCGGTCATCCGCTTCCTGCACACCCACACGCTCGGCCTGCGGCAGGCGCCGGGCTCCGTCGGGTGGGAGTCGTTCGTCGTGGCCCCGTGCTGA
- a CDS encoding mannitol dehydrogenase family protein, translating to MKTLRRATPAPPVRAIHLGLGNFFRAHQAWYTAAAPDAAEWGIAAFTGRSPALADILRVQDALYTLVVRGPERDETTTPESLSEVHAGTDHDAWRRLWQRPEIALATLTVTEAAYRRGPDGGLDDTDVAVQDDIAALRAGEAQDVRTVPGRLVAGLAARRAAGGGPVAIVSCDNLPDNADVAGRAVHELAGLVDPALDRWIGDNVSFVTTVVDRITPATSPVDLASVARLTGHADAVPVVTEPYHEWILSGHFPAGRPAWDAVGARFVTDVLPHEQRKLWLLNGGHSLLAYSGGARGHATVSEALADPICRQVLERWWDEAARHLTLPGAEIAAYRAALVERWSNPRIEHRLEQIAADGSQKIPIRILPVLRLSRAEGHLPAGAVHVLAAWIGHLRGRSTPIRDAAAAPFVAAAASPRDVLALLDPGWPPTGSS from the coding sequence GTGAAAACCCTGCGCCGCGCCACGCCGGCGCCGCCCGTCCGCGCCATCCATCTCGGCCTCGGCAACTTCTTCCGCGCCCACCAGGCCTGGTACACCGCCGCCGCCCCGGACGCCGCGGAGTGGGGGATCGCCGCGTTCACCGGTCGCTCGCCCGCGCTGGCCGACATTTTGCGCGTCCAGGACGCCCTCTACACCCTCGTCGTACGCGGGCCTGAGCGCGACGAGACAACCACGCCCGAATCGCTGAGCGAGGTCCATGCCGGCACCGACCACGACGCGTGGCGGCGGCTCTGGCAGCGGCCCGAGATCGCGCTCGCCACTCTGACCGTCACGGAAGCCGCTTACCGGCGCGGACCCGACGGCGGACTGGACGACACCGATGTCGCGGTCCAGGACGACATCGCCGCGCTGCGCGCCGGCGAGGCGCAGGACGTGCGGACCGTGCCGGGCCGCCTCGTGGCCGGACTCGCCGCCCGACGCGCGGCCGGCGGTGGCCCGGTCGCCATCGTCTCCTGCGACAACCTGCCCGACAACGCCGACGTCGCCGGACGGGCCGTGCACGAGCTTGCGGGTCTCGTCGACCCGGCACTCGATCGGTGGATCGGTGACAACGTGTCCTTCGTGACGACGGTGGTCGACCGGATCACCCCGGCGACGTCCCCCGTCGACCTCGCCAGCGTGGCTCGCCTGACCGGGCACGCCGACGCCGTACCGGTGGTCACCGAGCCCTACCACGAATGGATCCTCAGTGGACACTTCCCGGCCGGCCGCCCGGCCTGGGACGCCGTCGGCGCCCGGTTCGTCACCGACGTCCTGCCGCATGAGCAGCGCAAGCTGTGGCTGCTCAACGGCGGGCACTCGCTGCTGGCGTACTCCGGTGGCGCCCGCGGCCATGCGACCGTCTCCGAGGCGCTCGCCGACCCGATCTGCCGCCAGGTATTGGAGCGTTGGTGGGACGAGGCAGCGCGGCACCTGACGCTGCCCGGCGCGGAGATCGCGGCCTACCGTGCCGCGCTCGTCGAGCGCTGGTCCAACCCGCGTATCGAGCACCGCCTGGAACAGATCGCCGCCGACGGATCCCAGAAAATCCCCATCCGCATCCTGCCCGTACTGCGCCTGTCCCGCGCCGAAGGACATCTGCCCGCTGGCGCCGTGCACGTCCTCGCCGCCTGGATCGGGCACCTGCGCGGCCGGTCGACACCGATCCGCGACGCCGCCGCAGCACCGTTCGTCGCCGCGGCCGCCTCGCCGCGGGACGTGCTCGCGCTGCTCGACCCCGGCTGGCCGCCGACCGGGAGCTCGTGA